In Acidimicrobiales bacterium, the DNA window GAACGCGGCTTCGAGCTCCTGGCAGGCGGGAACGAGGGATTCCGGCACGAAGCGACCGCCGAAGTCGCCGAAGCGGCCACGGTCGTCGGGGTCGCCCATGTGGGTTGCCTCGACCGCCGACCCAGGGGCGGGGCGGGAGCCGTCCGCTGCGTCGGTCATGCCAGCTCCTCGCGCCAGTCGTAGGGCAGGGGGCCGCCGGCGGCGGCCTCGTACCCGGGTGGCGCCGCTGCCTTGGCGGCGTTGACGAAGGCGCGCAGCTGGCGTGGGTCCTTGTGCCCGGGGGAGGACTCGACGCCCGAGGCGACGTCGACACCCCACGGGTGGACCCGGTCGATGGCGGCGGCCACGTTGCCGGCGTGCAGGCCACCGGCGAGCATCAGGCGCAGCCGGGCGGGCACGTCCTCGGCCAGGGACCAGTCGAAGACCTGGCCCGACCCGGGGCTCTCGTTGTCGATCATCACCACGTCGGCCCCGTAGTCACGCGCCGAGGCCACCGCCGGATCGCCGGCGCCGAAGACCTTGAACACCACCGGCACCCGCTCCTTCACGTACTGCGTGTCGGACGGCGACTCGTGGCCGTGCAGCTGCGCCGCCCGCAGGCCGGTGGTGTTCACGATCTCGACCACCCGCTCGGGTGCCTGGTCGCGGAACACGCCGACGGTGAGGATCTCGGGCGGGAGCCGGCGGAGGATGTCGCGCACCATGGCCGGGGCCACCTGCCGAGGCGAGGGGGCGAAGATGAAGCCCACCGCGTCGGCGCCCAGGGCCACGGCAAGCAGGGCGTCCTCCTCGCTGGTGGTGCCGCAGATCTTCACGAACACGGTGTCACCGCCACGCCGGCGGCCACCAGGCCGGCGACCGCGTCCCCTGGGTCGCCGCTGGTGACGAGGGTCTCCCCCACCAGGACGGCGTCGTAGCCGGCCGCTGCCAGGGCGGCGACATCGGCAGCGTGGCGGACTCCCGACTCGGCGACGCTCGTGACCCCTGACGGGATCGACGGCGCCAGCCGCAGGGCGAGCTCCCGGTCGACATCGAAGGTGGTGAGGTCGCGCTGGTTCACCCCCACGATGGTGGCACCGGCTCCGAGCGCCTCGTCGAGCTCCGCGGCGTCGTGCACCTCCACCAGCACCTCGAGGCCCAGATCGCCGCCGAGGGCGATGACCCGCCGTAGCTCGCGAGCGTCGAGGGCGGCGACGATGGCGAGGACGGCATCGGCACCCATGAGGCGAGCGTCGACCACGTCGCGGTCGTCGACGGTGAAGTCCTTGCGCAGGACCGGCAGGGCGACGGCTGCCCGGGCCTCGACCAGGTCGTCGACCGAGCCACCGAAGAACTCGGCGTCGGTGAGGACCGAGAGGCAGCTGGCACCGCCCGCCTCGTAGCGGCGTGCGAGGTCAGCAGCCACCAGGTCGGGGAACAGGTCCCCTCGCGAGGGCGACCGCCGCTTGACCTCGGCGATGACCGACGTACCCGGCCGGGCGGTGAGTGCACCCGCGAAGGAGCGCGTGGGGGCGAGGCCGTCGCACGCGGCCAC includes these proteins:
- a CDS encoding phosphoribosylanthranilate isomerase, whose protein sequence is MFVKICGTTSEEDALLAVALGADAVGFIFAPSPRQVAPAMVRDILRRLPPEILTVGVFRDQAPERVVEIVNTTGLRAAQLHGHESPSDTQYVKERVPVVFKVFGAGDPAVASARDYGADVVMIDNESPGSGQVFDWSLAEDVPARLRLMLAGGLHAGNVAAAIDRVHPWGVDVASGVESSPGHKDPRQLRAFVNAAKAAAPPGYEAAAGGPLPYDWREELA
- the trpC gene encoding indole-3-glycerol phosphate synthase TrpC — encoded protein: MGTYLDRIVAAHRAVTRRDARDLATLVAACDGLAPTRSFAGALTARPGTSVIAEVKRRSPSRGDLFPDLVAADLARRYEAGGASCLSVLTDAEFFGGSVDDLVEARAAVALPVLRKDFTVDDRDVVDARLMGADAVLAIVAALDARELRRVIALGGDLGLEVLVEVHDAAELDEALGAGATIVGVNQRDLTTFDVDRELALRLAPSIPSGVTSVAESGVRHAADVAALAAAGYDAVLVGETLVTSGDPGDAVAGLVAAGVAVTPCS